The DNA sequence CCAGCGGGCGTTGAGCGGAATTCCGGCGATACGCGTCACGTCCGTACGGGTCTTCTTGATCCGGGCGAGGGCCCGGTTGCCCAAGGCCCCCAAGGGTCGCCGCAGGAGGCGGACGGGAGCGGGCATGTCCTGGGCGATCGAGCTGGCCTGCCAGCGCAGGGCGTCCTCGCCCAGGCGTGCGTAGCCGGCCAGCAGCACCGCCGCCCGCACCTCGTGCCGCGCGGCGAGGGTCATGGCGTGCAGGGCCCCCTCGCTGTGGCCGATGACACCGACGGCGTCGGACCGGACGGCGGGGTGGGCGGCCAGGGCGCGCAGGGCGACGGCGGCGTCCTTGTAGTTGTCGGTGAAGCCGGCGGCCCGCCAGGCGCCGGGGGTGGCGCCGACGCCGCGACGGTCGTACCGGAGCGTGGCGATCCCCTCCGCTGCGAGGGCGGCGGCCAGCGGCCGGCCGAGGTTCATCCGGATCTTGCGGGTGTTGCCCTCGCGGTCCAGGGGGCCGGAGCCGTGCAGCAGGAGAACGGCGGGGTGCGGGCCGGGTCCGGCGGGCAGGGTCAGAGTGCCGGCCAGGGGGGTTCCGTCATCCACGGTGACCGTCATATCGGTGTCGGACAAGGCTCCGCCTCTCATTGCTCTCAACTACGAGAACGTTATCAGATGTGAGACCATGGAGTCATGCCCACCCCGAATCTCCTCCTTCATCCCGTCCGGATGCGCATCCTGCAGACCCTGGTCGGCGCCGATGAGCTGACCACCGCCCAGTTGCGCGATCGGCTGCCCGAGGTCCCACCGGCCACCATGTACCGGCACATCGCCACCCTCACCCAGGCCGGCATCCTGGAAGTGGTCCACGAAAGGCGTATCCGCGGCACCGTCGAACGCAGCTACCGGGTCCGCCAGGACAAGGCCCTCGTGGACACCGACGCCCGCACCGCCATGACCAAGGACGATCACCGACAGGCCTTCACCGTCTTCACGGGGGCCCTGATGGCGGACTTCGACCGCTACCTCTCCCGCGACGACACCGAGCCCGCCCGCGAAGGCGTCGTCTACCGGCAGGGCGCGGTCTGGCTGACCGAGGACGAATTCGCCGAACTCGTCGAAGAGATCGAAGCCGCCGTCGCCCGCCGCGCCCACGCCACCCCCGGCGACGGCCGTACCCGCCACATCATCAGCTTCGTCCTCGTACCCGACAAAGCCACGACCGCCGACGCGGAGGCCGACACCGGGGCCGACTCCGAGGCCGGCGATTCGCCGAGTTGAGGGAGCACTCGTTCGTCAATGGGTGCGAGCGGAGGCGTCGCTGGGAGGCGGGCCTGAAGCGCTCCACCGGTACCGGATGTTTCACGTGAAACCTGCCCGCTGCCGCATATCGGGCCACCCGCTCCGCCCCCGTGGGCGCGCCGGGTCGCTTAGCCTGACGGCCATGCGGGAGACGGTGCGGCGCGCGCAGCGGGCCTCGGTCGAGTTACTGAGGGGGGCCGGGCTGTCCCTGGTCTCGTATTTCTTCGTCGCGCTGGCGGTCTTCACCGCCGTCGCGATGGTCACCGTCGTGGGGGCGGGGGTGCTGCCCGAGTCGGTGCTGCTGCTGCGCAGGACGGCCGGGTACAAGCGGCGGTGGGTGGGCTCCTGGACGGAGGAGCCGGTGCCCGAGGCGTACCGGCCGCTGACCGGGGAGGTGTTCACGCGGGTGCGGACGGCGGTCGGGGATCCGGCCACGTACCGCGATCTGCGCTGGCTCGCGGCCCACGCGGTCTACGGCTGGCTGCTGGCCTGCTGTGCGCTGCCGGTGTGGGTCGTCGGGCTGCTCGTCGACGGGGTGTGGTGCGGGCTGCTGCGGAAGCGGGCCGTGGTGCTGCCGCTGATCGAGCGGCTCGTCGACGTCGACGCGGGGTGGTCGCGGGCGCTGCTGCTGCCGTCGCCGGAGGCGCTGCGCACCGTCCGGCTCGCCGAGCGGGTGGCGGAGCTGTCCGAGACCCGGGCGGGCGCCGTCGCCGCACATGGGGCGGAACTGCGCCGTATCGAGCGGGACCTGCACGACGGTACGCAGGCGCGCCTGGTGGCGCTCTCGATGCGGGTGGGGCTGGCGCGGCGCGCGTACGACAAGGACCCCGAC is a window from the Streptomyces luomodiensis genome containing:
- a CDS encoding alpha/beta hydrolase family protein codes for the protein MSDTDMTVTVDDGTPLAGTLTLPAGPGPHPAVLLLHGSGPLDREGNTRKIRMNLGRPLAAALAAEGIATLRYDRRGVGATPGAWRAAGFTDNYKDAAVALRALAAHPAVRSDAVGVIGHSEGALHAMTLAARHEVRAAVLLAGYARLGEDALRWQASSIAQDMPAPVRLLRRPLGALGNRALARIKKTRTDVTRIAGIPLNARWMRENLVHDTRDDLVAIHAPVLAVTGDKDVQVDPADLVEIDRLVPGKTEIHRVPDLTHVLRRDPAHHTLRSYRRLLRDPVDPDLLTLVTSWLARQLDATPGQMPTEGRTTSF
- a CDS encoding helix-turn-helix domain-containing protein, which codes for MPTPNLLLHPVRMRILQTLVGADELTTAQLRDRLPEVPPATMYRHIATLTQAGILEVVHERRIRGTVERSYRVRQDKALVDTDARTAMTKDDHRQAFTVFTGALMADFDRYLSRDDTEPAREGVVYRQGAVWLTEDEFAELVEEIEAAVARRAHATPGDGRTRHIISFVLVPDKATTADAEADTGADSEAGDSPS
- a CDS encoding sensor histidine kinase; its protein translation is MRETVRRAQRASVELLRGAGLSLVSYFFVALAVFTAVAMVTVVGAGVLPESVLLLRRTAGYKRRWVGSWTEEPVPEAYRPLTGEVFTRVRTAVGDPATYRDLRWLAAHAVYGWLLACCALPVWVVGLLVDGVWCGLLRKRAVVLPLIERLVDVDAGWSRALLLPSPEALRTVRLAERVAELSETRAGAVAAHGAELRRIERDLHDGTQARLVALSMRVGLARRAYDKDPDAARKLLEDAQDQAEEALTELRHVVRGIHPPILTDRGLVGAVRALAAGSGLEVSVHDDGVADGPRAPAAVEAAAYFVIAEALTNAAKHSGARQASVGLVRMRDRLRVAVRDEGRGGADPSGGSGLLGMRRRVAALDGTVEMTSPVGGPTLIEVELPCVW